The proteins below are encoded in one region of Odocoileus virginianus isolate 20LAN1187 ecotype Illinois chromosome 34, Ovbor_1.2, whole genome shotgun sequence:
- the SAMD5 gene encoding sterile alpha motif domain-containing protein 5 isoform X2 — MCTNIVYEWLKALQLPQYAESFVDNGYDDLEVCKQIGDPDLDAIGVLAPAHRRRILEAVRRLREQDAAAAGLYFTLEPQPPPAPPGPSPLAIPTRRRGESCGGPSQGPRGDPRGQTTAPRGRELVSYPKLKLKIMIRDKLVRDGIHLSKPPYSRKIFFIYFN, encoded by the coding sequence ATGTGCACCAACATAGTTTACGAGTGGCTGAAAGCGCTGCAGCTTCCGCAGTACGCCGAGTCCTTCGTGGATAACGGCTACGATGACCTGGAGGTGTGCAAGCAGATCGGGGACCCGGACCTGGACGCCATCGGGGTGCTGGCGCCCGCGCACCGTCGCCGCATCCTGGAGGCCGTGCGCCGGCTGCGCGAGCAggacgccgccgccgccggcctcTATTTCACGCTGGAGCCGCAGCCGCCGCCCGCGCCACCCGGGCCGTCCCCGCTCGCCATCCCCACCCGCCGCCGGGGGGAGTCGTGCGGCGGCCCGAGCCAGGGCCCCCGCGGGGACCCCCGCGGCCAGACGACCGCCCCTCGCGGCAGGGAGCTGGTGAGCTACCCgaaactgaagctgaagatcATGATCCGGGATAAGCTCGTCCGCGACGGCATCCACTTGAGCAAGCCCCCGTACTCCCGCAAG